A window of Zingiber officinale cultivar Zhangliang chromosome 5A, Zo_v1.1, whole genome shotgun sequence contains these coding sequences:
- the LOC121981645 gene encoding fucosyltransferase 2-like: MKQSRRQALPRDEPPETENEIGTSRAFVGYAYGVARRPILAAAALFTLLLLLMVLSAFRRSSPFDVLLSGYPSPEKTTNATCSSVPKEARLTDKFHGGFLSTALNESSCLSRYQSSLYRKPSNHTPSAYLDQKLRRYEALHKKCGPGTELFRQSVKHLASNRTTGPLECNYVVWLPADGLGNRMISIVSAFLYALLNDKVLLLHLPRDMADLFCEPFPDTSWLLPRDDFPVKNLDRIFEHDPHSYGKLLRNKVLSNDMNVSSSSSSLPGYLYLHLLHANDDFDKMFYCGEGQQLLKNFPWLLLRSNEYFAPAFFFIPEIQEELDLLFPEKSTVFHHLGRYLYNPTNSVWGYITRYHEAYLANARDVLGIQIRIFAFAKVEFDDMLSQIVNCSVKENLLPEVDLEGSNSLPGITDSKPKAVLVASLMGEYFDKLRDRYYEHAAVTGEVVGVYQPSHEEQQRTDKLTHNMKALAEIFLLSMSDEVITSPFSTFGYVAHGLGGLRPLILVRNRNQEPPCVRSLSMEPCFHFPPSYDCIAKKKVDKGSMMPYIKHCEDFFLGVKVFDN; the protein is encoded by the exons ATGAAGCAGAGCCGGAGGCAGGCTCTGCCTCGCGACGAGCCACCGGAAACCGAGAACGAGATCGGTACGAGTCGTGCTTTTGTTGGCTATGCGTATGGAGTCGCGAGGCGGCCCATCCTTGCGGCGGCTGCCTTGTTCACGCTTCTCCTTCTCCTCATGGTGTTGTCCGCTTTTCGGCGCAGTTCGCCGTTCGACGTCCTTCTTTCCGGCTACCCGTCACCAGAAAAAA CAACCAACGCCACGTGTTCTTCCGTTCCCAAAGAAGCTCGTCTAACGGACAAATTTCACGGAGGTTTCCTCTCCACGGCGTTGAATGAATCCTCCTGCCTCAGCCGCTACCAGTCGTCTCTCTACCGGAAGCCTTCCAACCACACTCCTTCAGCCTACCTCGACCAGAAACTCCGGCGGTACGAAGCCCTCCATAAGAAATGCGGCCCCGGAACCGAACTTTTCCGGCAATCCGTCAAACACCTCGCGTCCAACCGCACCACCGGACCTCTGGAATGCAACTACGTGGTATGGCTGCCGGCCGACGGCTTGGGAAACCGGATGATCAGCATTGTCTCCGCCTTCCTTTACGCTCTTCTCAACGATAAGGTCCTCCTGCTCCACCTCCCTCGCGACATGGCCGACCTCTTCTGCGAGCCTTTCCCTGACACTTCATGGCTTCTTCCTCGGGACGATTTCCCCGTCAAGAATCTCGACAGGATTTTTGAGCACGACCCTCATAGTTACGGGAAACTGCTCAGGAACAAGGTGCTTAGCAACGACATGAACGTTTCGAGTTCTTCTTCTTCGTTGCCCGGTTATCTCTACCTCCATTTGTTGCATGCTAATGATGATTTCGACAAGATGTTCTACTGCGGAGAGGGTCAACAGTTACTGAAGAACTTCCCTTGGCTGTTGCTGAGATCGAACGAGTACTTCGCGCCCGCATTCTTCTTCATTCCGGAAATCCAAGAGGAACTCGACCTGCTCTTCCCGGAGAAATCGACGGTCTTCCACCATTTGGGAAGATACCTTTACAACCCAACCAACTCTGTTTGGGGATACATAACCAGGTACCACGAAGCTTACCTCGCCAACGCGAGAGATGTGCTGGGGATCCAAATCAGAATATTCGCGTTCGCCAAGGTGGAGTTCGATGACATGTTAAGCCAAATCGTAAACTGTTCGGTGAAGGAGAATCTACTGCCGGAGGTCGATTTGGAAGGGTCTAATTCTCTTCCAGGGATCACCGATTCGAAGCCGAAGGCTGTCCTGGTGGCGAGCTTGATGGGGGAGTACTTCGACAAGCTGAGGGACAGGTACTACGAGCACGCAGCGGTCACAGGCGAGGTGGTGGGAGTGTACCAGCCAAGCCACGAGGAACAGCAGAGGACGGACAAGCTGACGCACAACATGAAGGCGTTGGCAGAGATTTTTCTGTTGAGCATGAGCGACGAGGTGATTACGAGCCCGTTCTCGACGTTCGGGTACGTGGCGCACGGCCTCGGCGGACTACGGCCATTGATCCTGGTGAGAAACCGGAACCAGGAACCGCCTTGTGTGCGGTCTCTGTCCATGGAGCCCTGCTTCCATTTTCCGCCGTCGTATGACTGCATAGCGAAGAAGAAAGTAGACAAAGGATCGATGATGCCGTACATAAAGCACTGTGAAGATTTCTTCCTTGGTGTCAAGGTGTTCGATAATTAA